The Numenius arquata unplaced genomic scaffold, bNumArq3.hap1.1 HAP1_SCAFFOLD_126, whole genome shotgun sequence genomic sequence TTGTGGCCCTGGGGGGGTAATAAATGACCCTGGGGGGTATTTGTGGGCCTGGGGTGGGGGCTATAATGACCCTGGGGGGGGTAATAAGTGCCCCTGAGGGGTATTTGTGGACCTGGGGGGGTAATAAATGCCCCTAGGGGGTATTTGTGGGCCCGGGAGGGGATTATAAGTGGCCCTGAGAGTGTAATAAATACCCCTGGGGAGTATTTGTGGCCCAGGGGGGGAGATAAATGCCCCTGAGGGTGGAAAAATGCTGCTGGGGGGGTTATTTGTACCCCTGGAGGGGTAATaactgccccaggggagggtTATACCTgcccctgggggtgctggggggggggggggggggggcaataggGTGCTCTGGGACAGAGCCCACACGACGCCGTGAtgtgtgtgtccctgtcccccccacgtcccatccccgtccccctcTTCGTGTCCCCCCCATggctgtctccccgtgtcccccatatccgtgtcccccccatgtccctgtgtccccatatccGTgttcccccatgtcccctcatgtcccttTGTCCCCTATATCTGTCTCCCACCATGTCCTGTGTCCCTCATATCTGTGTCCccccgtccctgtgtccccatgtccatgtctcaccctgtccccgtgtccccccatgtccctgtgtcccgaTATCCATGTCTCATCACGTCCCTTTGTCCCCATATCCATGTCCcgccatgtccccgtgtccccccatgtccctgtatCCCCCGTatctgtgtccccatgtccctgtgtccccatatccATGTCTCACCATGTGCCTTTGTCCCTTATATCCATgtctccccatgtccctgtgtccccccatgtccctgtgtccccatatcTGTCTCActatgtccctgtgtcccccatatCTGTCACACCATGTCCCCAtgttcccccttgtccccatgtcccaccatgTTCCCCTGTCCCGCCccgcccccatgtccccccatgtccctgtgtccccccatgtctctTTGTCCCCCATGTGCATGTCCCACCATGTCCctatgtcccccatgtccctgtgtccccatatcTGTCTCACCCTGTCTCTGTGTCCCCATatctgtccccccatgtccctgtgtctgcgtacccctgtccccctgtccccccgtgtccccccatgtccccccatgtccatGTCTCACCCTGTTCCTGTGTCCCCCATATCCGTGTCCCACCATGTTCCCGTGTCCCACCATGTCCTGTGTCCCCCATATCTGTGTTGCACCATGTCCCTGTGTTCccccttgtccccgtgtccccccatgtccctgtgtctccCATGTCCCACCATGTTCCCCTGTCCCACcctgcccccgtgtccccccatgtccctgtgtccccccatgtctctTTGTCCCCTATGTCCATGTCCCACCATGTTCCCCTGTCCCGCcctgcccccgtgtccccccatgtccccgtgtcccatgtccctgtgtcccccatgtccATGTCCCACCATGTTCCCCTGTCCCGCcctgcccccgtgtccccccatgtccctgtgtccccccatgtctctTTGTCCCCCATATGCACGTCTCACCGTGTCCCTAtgtcccccacacccccccaccatcTATGCCCTCCCACCCACATCCCCGGTGGCCGTGTCCCCCCGGGCCGTGTCCCCAAGTGCCGCTGTCACCATGGACCTGCTGTTCGGGCGGCGGAAGACGCCGGAGGAGCTGCTGCGGCAGAACCAGCGGGCGCTGACCCGCGCCATGCGGGAGCTGGACCGTGAGCGCCAGAAGCTGGAGGCCCAGGAGAAGAAGATCATCGTCGACATCAAGAAGATGGCCAAGCAGGGACAGATGGTGAGGGGACACCAGCGGGGGATACGGAGGGcggcaggagagcagagagggggtgggagaatacggaggggacaaggggacatggaAGGGACCAGGGGATGAAGAGGGCTCCAAGGGACCGTTGTTGGGACCaggggacgtggtggggacaGGAGACTGGagaggggacatggagacatgGAGTGGACCAAGGGACTGTGGTGGGGACCAGGGGACAAGGTGGGGACAGGAGACtggagaggggacatggggacatggtggaGACTAAGGGActgtggtggggacgtggggacatggaggggacatggggatgcagAAGGGACCAGGGGACACTGGGCACAGGGGACGAGGTGGGGACAGGAGACtggagaggggacatggggacacggaggggactaagggactgtggtggggacagggggacgcagaggggatatggggacatggagggacccAGGTCTCTTGGAGGGAACCCCggtggggacatcaaggggatTGGGACACTTTGGGGGGAACCAGGGGATGTggaggggacctgggggacaGTGGTGGGACTGGGGGATGCCAGTGGTGACCTGGGGACCGTGGAGGGGACttggggacatggcagggacatgGGTGCTTGGAGAGGACCAGGGGGACACAGTGAGGGGGGACCATAAAAGTCCCCAGGTGACCAtggtggggacaaggggaccaGGAAACTTTTGAGATGATGCTGGGGACCATGGTGGGCCCTGAGGGACACAGAGTGGTCCCTGGAGATCTCCTTGGACTCTTGAGGGACATCGTGGCCACTCAATGTCCCCTTTCCCTGTGGCCTTCAGGACGCGGTGAAGATCATGGCGAAGGACCTGGTGCGGACACGGCGCTACGTGAAGAAGTTCATCACCATGAGGGCCAACGTCCAGGCTGTGTCCCTCAAGATCCAGACCCTCAAGTCCAACAACTCCATGGCCCAGGCCATGAAGGGCGTCACCAAGGCCATGGCCACCATGAACCGGCAGGTGGGTGCCCATGGGGACATGCCCAAGGCTGTGACCTGCCCTGAGGTGGCCATGGAGATGGGATGTCCTTGAGATTGTGGCCACCACAAGCTGCCCCATGGGAGAGTCCCAAAGCCGTGGCTGCCAGAGGTTGCCCTGGGCTGCCCATGAAGATGTCCCCAAGACCATGGCTACCACCAGCTGCTTGAGGGGGATGTCCCTGTGGCCATGGCCACCACAAGCTTCTTGGGGTGGCCATGAAGATGTCTGTGAGGCTGTGGCAACCATAAGCTGCCTCAGGGGATGTGGCCAAGACCATGAGAAACCATGCAAAGTGGCCGTGAGGATGGCCCCAAGACCTGTAGCCACCACAAACCACCTGAAATGGCCATGGGGACGTCTCCAAGACCTCTAGCCACCACAAACCACCTGAGATGGCCATGGGGAtgtccccaaggctgtagccaccATGAACTGCCCAACATAGCCATGGGGATGTCCCCACATCTCTGTGTGCCACATGCCATGTTCCTATGTCCCCCCCCAGCTGAAGCTACCCCAGATCCAGAAGATCATGATGGAGTTTGAGAAGCAGGCGGAGATCATGGACATGAAAGAGGAGCTGATGAACGACGCCATCGATGACGCCATGGGGGACGAGGACGATGAAGAGGAGAGGTGGGACACATGGGGGGAGATGTGGTGGTGTGGGGACGGGGACAATGTGGTGGAGAATGTGGGTGGGACGCATGGAAGAAGTAGGTGGTGGGACAAGGACAGAGGAGATGGGGATGTGGgagatggggacagtggggacacaaGGAGAAAACCGTGGGGTGGGACATGGCGGCACGTTTGGGGCATGAACGTGGGTGACAGGGGACAGGAGAGACACGATGGGACGTAGATTTGGGGAGACAATGGACATGGaatggggacatggtgggacacagggcagggcgcggtgggatggggacacggaggggtgGAGAACATCAAGGGTCATGGAGGAAGACTTGGGAAGGGGACgtggtggggtggggacacaAGGAGGACACAGTGGGATGGGACACGGGGGGAGGACATTTGGGGCGTGAACATGGGTGACAGGGGACACGGTGGGGTGAGGACATTGGGGTCATGGAGAAGGGGATGAGGGAGGGACATGGGGGAATGGGGCCGTGGTGTGGGGGTCACGGGGGACGTGGtggggtggggacatggggacacaacGGGGCACAAGGGGATGGGAaggtggggacaggaggggacacgtggggacactggggagggttGGGGGACACATAGGGGAtgtggcagctgggggggggggggggatatgggaTGCTGGGAAGgttggggacaccctgggtgGGGACAGCAGgtcaggggacactggggacactgaaGGGGGGTCAGGGGACACTGCAGGGGGGGGGCGGTGTGATCTCtgaccccccccgtccccccccagtgATGCGGTGGTGTCACAAGTGCTGGACGAGCTGGGGCTGAACCTCACCGACGAACTGGCcagtgagtggggctggggggcacggggtgggggacGGCAATTTGGaaatcggggcgggggggggtaggggggctgggagggagaaaaacaCCCAGGGGGGGCATTTTGGGGATATTTAAGGGGCTCTGAGGGGAATTTTGGGGGTATTtaaggggtcctggggggcatTTTGGGAGCCAGGGGgcattttgggggtggaggggggaactggggggggggggcaataggGGGGTAGATACGGGTCtgggggggcatttggggggcagaggggtggtaattcaggggctggggggggaattCTGGGGTTATTTAAGGGGCTCTGTGGGGAATTTTGGGGGTAGAAGGGGTATTTTGGGAGCCAGAGAGGGGCATTTTTTGGGGTGAGAGGGGTATTTTGGGGGCcagggggggtcaatggggggtaGATGTGGGTCTGGAGGGGAAAACTTTGTGGGGCATGGAGGGTAtttgggggccctgggggggcaTTTTTTGGAGTCTGGGGGGTATTTTAGGGTCCAGGGGATATTTGTGGGCTGGGGGGGACATTTTGGGAGTCTGGGGGGTATTTTAGGGCCCTGGGGGGATAtttgggggccctgggggggcaTTTTGGGGAATCTGGAGGGTATTTTAGGGCCCTGGGGGGCATTTTGGAGCCTTGGGGGGGTATTTATGGGCCGGGGGTGGGTTAATGGGGGGTAGATGTGGGTCTGGGGGCACACTTTGTGGGGCACGGGGGGTATTTGGGGGCCCTCAGGGGCATTTTGGGAGTCTCGGGGGGTATTTTAGGGTCCTGGGGGGCATTTTAGGGCCATgaggggcatttggggggggcaCTTTTGGGGGTACAGGCGGTATTTGGGAGTTGGGGGGGTCAATGGGGAGTAGATGTGGGTCtggggggaattttgggggggacacaggggtatTTGGGGTCCCTGAGTGGCAATTTGGGGGTAGGGAGGGCatgtttggggtgctggggggtatttgtggggcgggggggcattttggggggaaGATGTGGGACGGGGGGGACACTTTGGGGGGCACAGAGGGTATTTGGGGGCCCTGGGGGGACATTTTTTGGAGTCTGGGGGGTATTTTAGGGCCCTGAGGGGGTATTTTGAAGGCCAGAGAGGTATTTGTGAGCTGGGGGGGCCATTTTGGGAGTCTGAGGGGGTATTTTAGGGCCCTGGGGGGCATTTTGGAGCCCTGGGGGGGGTATTTGTGGGCCAGGGGGTGTCAATGGGGGGTagatgtgggtctgggggggaaCACtttggggggcatgggggggtatttgggggccctggggggcaTTTTGGGAGTCTGGGGGGTATTTTAGTGCTCTGGGGGGCATTTTGGAGCCTTGGGGGGGTATTTTAGGGCCCTGGGGGGCATTTgggagtctgtggggtttttgggAGCCCTGGGGGGCATTTTGGGAGTCTGAGGGGGTATTTTAGGGCCCTGGGGGGGGCATATTGGAGCCCTGGGGGGGTAtttgtgggctgggggggggggggggcaatgagggatagatgtggggctgggggggggcagttcggggggcactggggggtatTTTAGGGTCTGTGGGGGCATTTTGGGGCCATGAGGGGCattcgggggggagggggcacttTGGGGGTGGTATTTTGAGGTCTGGGGGGTATTTGGGGACCCTGGGGGGGTAtttgtgggctggggggggggggggtgttaaatgGGGGGTAGATGTGGGTCTGGGGGAGCCATTTTGGGGGGCACAGAGGGTATTtagggacattttgggggggtaTTTCAAGGTCCTGCGGggggtattttgggggggggagggtaatAGAggatggccctcccccccccttgaCCTTtgccttttgcccccccccccccctagccctgccccccccgggggggtctctggcggcgggggaggggcggGCGGCCGAGGCCGCGGCTGCTTTGGCCGACGCCGACGCCGACCTGGAGGAACGGCTGAAGAACCTGCGCCGGGACTGACCCCCGACCTCCGACCCCTGACCCCCGACCTCCCACCCCTCGCCCtgagggggaccccccccccccctgctacTGGGACACCCCGGGGGTGACCCCTTTGACCTACGACCCCGGGGTTGAACCTCCACGGCCCCGTGGTGACCTAGGACCCCGGGGTTGACCCCATGGTGATCTACGACCCCGGGGTTGACCTCTTTGATCTACGGCCTGGTGTTGACCCCGCGGTGACCTACGACCCCAGGGTTGACCTCTGTGACCCCAGAGCTGACCCCATGGCAACCGATGACCCCAGGGTTGACCCCATGGCGACCTACGACCCTGGGGTTGACCTCCACGGCTCCAGAGTTGACCCCATGGTGACCTACGACCCCGGGGTTGACCTCTTCGATCTACAGCCCGATGTTGACTTCGTGGTGACCTCTGACCCCAGGGTTGACCTCTGGGACCCTGGAGTTGACCCCTTGGCAACCAATGACCCCAAGGTTGACGTCTTCGACCTGTGACCCTGGGGTTGACCCCATGGCAACCTGTGACTCCGGGGTCGACCTCCACGACACCGGGGTTGACCCCATGGTGACCTGTGACCCCAGAACAGCCCAGCGGTGACCTCTGACCTGCTGTCACCTTTGACCTTGGCCAACAGTGACCCCGCCCCTGACCCCTGCGTGACCTTTGACCCCAGGGGCTGACACACACCCCCAGTGACCTTTGACCCTGCCCAACTCTCCCTGGGCAGGGAGACCCCTGGGGGGCAGCTCAGACACTACcgggcttccccccccctccaggggTATTTGCCCCCCCTCGGGGATATCTGCCCCCCTTGGGGTATTTGCCCCATCCTTCTGAGATTTCTGCCCCCCTGGGGTCTTTACCCCTCCCTTCTGGGATCTCTGCCCTCCCCCTTCGGGTATTTGCCCCCCCCTTCTGGGATTTCTCCCCCCCCTTGGGGTATTTAccctccctggaggtatttcccCCCCCTTTGTGTGGGTTATTGACTCTTTCTTGAGGTATTTGTGTCCCCCCCTGCAGGTATATTTGCCCCCTCCCAGGGGTATTTGCACCCCCCCCCTTGGACTCTTTGCTGCCCCCCCCGGGGGTATTTTCCCCCTTTATCTGGGTTAGTGACTCGCTCTTTGGGTGTTTGCCCCCCACTTTGGGTGTTTGCCCCCCTCTTCTGGGGTATTTGGCCCCCCTTGGACTCTTTGCCCCTCCTGGGGGTATTTGCTCCCCCCCCGAGATCTCTGGCCCCCTCTGCATTATTTGCCCCCTCTTGGGGTAtttgcattcccccccccccccccccgttgggGATTTGCCCCCTTTTGGGgtatttgccccccccccccgggggcactTGAACCGGGGAAATAAAGGCCGAATGTTGGGACCCGCTGCCTCCCCCCGGCTGTTTCCTGGGGGGGcccagtggaaaccagtaacggactgggaggactggggaggggggggggagtgggggctgCGCCTGTGTCCCTCCCCCCACCGAGCCCCATTTTGCCCCCAAACCGCCAAACATCCCATTTCTGCcctaaaaatcagcatttttgggGCCGATGACAaagcaaccccccccccgggacccgcaGCCACCGCCCCCGTTTTGgggcaaaaaatcccaaaattgcCGTTTCCTCACCAAAAAATATCCCttttcgggggggagggggagggggaatccTCAAATTTCACATTTGGGGGGATTTTGGGTcagttggttgattttttttctttagatttttttactcTTAGTTGGCTGGAATTTGCAGGTTtgaagcagaaaatggaaatgactttttggaaaaaaaagaaagatttttgttttttcagcgcagggaaaaatcaagatttttgcttttttcctgaacATCCCGGTTTTTGAGGAGTTTTTGGTTTTTAGGTGCTTTTGGGGTGAAAAAATCCATCTTGACGATGGGCGCTTTGTGCCGCTCCCAGGTGATTTTTGGGTGTCGATAACGCGTTTTTCCtgattgaaaaaaatcaaaatgctgaatttctgccaaaagcagaaaaaatcccaaattttcgataattctcctccttccccttttattttttagtgtttttttttcatttatttgcagtTCTTTTCCCCGTTTAGACTTTGACCTTTCCCAGGGCTGGCGCGTCCCCGGAGCCGCGCTGGAAAACACCGCTCCGCTCTAAAATTGACCCAAAACTGActgaaaacaccccaaaaaaataaGGGATTTCCATCAAAACGGGAGGCGAGGTAGGGAGCGTGGCGGGGGGTAAAAACTATCCAACCCGACCCAAAATGGTTGGGTTTAACCCCAAAAACGTGGAGGATCTGGGAGCCGCTCCAGAGCGAGATGGTgctgaaattaatgttttttggtttttttttctaaaaattaaaaatacataattttcaatCGCAGCGTCCGGAGGGGGCCGTTGGGATGGCGACAGGCAAGGTATGGCACGTGGCGGAGCAGTGTTTTGGGGTTATTTAGTGGGTTTTTGGAACAattttggggaggggtgggggaaagggatgatttttaaaaagaaaaggaattatttataaacttaaataaattaaaatatggtaaaattttaaaaaacaaggacATTCTGGGCGTTTCCCAGCTTCTCCCTgggtaaaaattaaaaccattttatttCCCGGTCGGGCGGGATTTCACCCCAAAAAGCAGAGGGTCGTGGGGACACGGCCACGCCCCAAATCCCGGGCACGGGATTGGTGCTGGGAGGGGTGACGCCTCCCCCCCCCGGTTcttccctgcagctcttcctcttcctcgccgccgccctcctcttcctcgagGGACGAAGTAGTGGAGCTGCTGGAATGTTGGTAGTGGGAGAGGTGGGAAAGAGACCTCCCCCCCCAGGTGAGTCGTGGACTCTGTGGGGGGGTCAACCTTTGGTGACTGTCACCCATCCAGCCGCTTGTCCTCctgttcctcttcctcttcctgaaggAAGTAGCGGAGCTGCCGGAATGTTGGTAGTGGGAGCAGTGGGAAGGAGACCTCCCCCTGAGGTGAATTGTGAGCTCCGGGGGGGTAAACCTGGGTGACTGTCACTGGCCCACCCAGCCgcttgccttcctcttcctcttcctcttcctcttcctcttcctcttcctcttcctcttcctcttcctcttcctcctgttcctcttcttcctcttcctggaggaagctgtggagctgctggaaTGGGGCTGGTGGGAGCGGTGGGAAGGAGACCTCCCCCCCTGGGTGGGTTGTGAGCTCTGGGGGGGTCAACCTTGTGTGACTGTCACTGGCCCACCCAGCTgcttgccctcctcttcctcttcctcttcctcttcctcttcctcttcctcttcctcttcctcttcctcttcctcttcctggagGAAGTAGCAGAGCTGCTGGAATGTGCGTGGTGGGAGCGGTGAGAAGGAGACTTTCCCCCCCATGGACTACAGGAGGGTTGACCTTGGGTGATTGTCACTTGCCCACCCAGCcacttgccttcctcttcctGGAGGAAGCAGCGGAGCTGCTGGAACATGGGTGGTGGGAGCGGTGGGAAGGAGACCTCCCCCCCTGGGTGGGTCAcacacttcctcctcccccttcgtCCCTGTCTCAGCTTCAGTCCTGAGTCTTCCCCTTCTcatcgaatcacagaatggtttgggttggacggcaccttaaagcccccccccagtgccaccccctgccctgggcagggacacctcccaccacaccaggctcctccaagccccctccaacctggcctggaacccctccagggatggggcagccacagcttctcggggcaacctgggccaggctctcaccacccccccagcaaaccatttcctccccacatctcatctcaatctcccctcttccagtggcaaacccttccccctcctcccacggctcccctccctcatccagagtccctccccagcttttctggagcccccccccctttagggactagaagaggctccaaggtctccccggagccttctcttctccaggctgaaccccccaactctctcagcctttcctcacagcagaggggctccagccctcccagcatctccatggcctcctctggaccagctccaacagctccttgtccttctgatgttggtggccccagggctggaggcatctctccaggtggggtcgccccagagcagagcaggacccGAGCGTCCCCCACACCCAGAGCggtggaggggagtggggactgGGGTCGGTTTGTAAGACCAACGGGATCCAGTCCTTCAGGAACTTCTCtgatgtgggtccttcccatgggctggaGACCTTCAGGATGAAcctgctcctctccacaggctggaGACCTTCAGAATGAACTTGCTTCTCTCCACGGGCTGGAGACCTTCAGGtccaacctgctccagcgtggactCCCCATGGGCTGGAGTCCTTCAGGTTTAACTTACTCCTCGCcacgggctgcagtccttcaggatgaATCTGCTCCAGTGTGTGCTCTCCATGGGCTGGAGGGGAACCCTcttctctggtgcctggagcatctccttgcCCTCCTTCTTCACCCATCTTGGTGTCCTCAGGGTTGTTTCTCTCCCATGTTCTCCCTCTCTCAGGGTTTTTTagcctttcttaaatatattatcacagaggaATCACCAGCATCACTGGTGgcctcagctttggccagcgatGGTTCCATTTTGAAGCCAATTGGACCCAGCCATGTccagtgtggggcagccccatggctctTGTCCCAGAGGTCAttgctgcagcccccccaccccactacCCAAAACCTTGCCAAGATAAATCCAGTTCATGGTCTcatccatccccgtgtcccccaatGTGTGAAGGTCTCTGGTCTTCTGATTTTTAGCAGGTTTGCCCCCCCcctattttttcccccacaaaattGAGGGGTGGGTTGAGATGTCTCTTCTTCTCAGTTTGGTGGTGGGAAGTTGCGTCCAAGAACCTTGGCCCCACAGGGACATCGCTccatggggcaggatggagggagGTGTCTCGTTTCACCAAAAATTCCCCCGtttcctccccgcagcccccaactGGAGCTTTCTCCGGAGGAAGAGGGACCAGGAGACATCTTCCTACCTGAAGTGGGTGGCTTTCAAAGGCCACCTGCCCACTGATGCTGTCTCCAACTGGAACAGCTACGCCAAGAGGTTGGAGTATGTCTGCTCCACGGCGATGTTGGGTTGCAACACGGGTGCCTACGTCCCCACCCGCGGTCCCTTCTGCTTCTTCCCCTTCCGAGAACAGGAGATGCGCACTGACGACTTCCAGGTGTTGGTCAACGCAGGAGACTTCGAGGCGCTGGATTGGGTGGATGAATCCTTTGGCAGTGTGCCTGAAAATGCCGTGGAGGGTTGTCCCTCCATCGACGTCTTTGTTGGGAGGAACCGCTATGGCTTGGGGAAGGTGGTCAAAGGGCAGAGGGCCCTCTTCGTGGTGGTGGACAGGGAGGAGGTTTGGTACAAATGGTACCAAGTCTTGGTGGTCAAGAAGGGCCCGGCCAATGTCACCATCTCCGACGTCCGCTACAACATGAGTGGGGCAGTGGAGCACCAGGAGGATGTCACCCTGATGAAGACCACGGTGAGGAATGAAGGCTGCCAAGGGGTGTGGAAAAGCGTCACCTTGGAGGAGGCCACTGAGATGGAGTATGACTGGGAGATGGACCAGAGGGTCTTCACCACCATCCACGGGTGCTTGGAAGCCCCTCTCTTGGTCTTCAATGAAATGGGCTGGGAGGTCACCAATGTCACCAGCATCCCCTGGGTGGGCGGGGCCAGCACAGGCAAGTATGTTGACCATACCCATGTGGTGGAGAAGGAGGTCCAGGCCCGGACGGCGTGCACGGTGTCCCTGGAGGGACGTCGCTTGGATGTCCGCGTCCCCTTCACCGCGCAGCTCACCCGGGATTTTGGTGATGCTCGTCCCCACCACGTGGCCGTGACGGGGTGGGCTCACAGCCAGGCGGTGGTGGGGGTCCGGGCCACTGTCAAGGAGTGCTGGCCCCTCACCGACATCCCACCATGCCAGGGGTAGGGGACGGTGAGGTGGATCCACTGGTCTGCTTCCTGcaatctgctttttctcctttttttccccaaaataactaCCATCTCACCCCAAAATGGGATGGGCAGCAATTCggaatgcagaaaaatgcatatttttttggtttttgtcttccatatttttggttttcttggcAGAACCTTCATCC encodes the following:
- the LOC141478917 gene encoding charged multivesicular body protein 2a encodes the protein MDLLFGRRKTPEELLRQNQRALTRAMRELDRERQKLEAQEKKIIVDIKKMAKQGQMDAVKIMAKDLVRTRRYVKKFITMRANVQAVSLKIQTLKSNNSMAQAMKGVTKAMATMNRQLKLPQIQKIMMEFEKQAEIMDMKEELMNDAIDDAMGDEDDEEESDAVVSQVLDELGLNLTDELATLPPPGGSLAAGEGRAAEAAAALADADADLEERLKNLRRD
- the LOC141478911 gene encoding natterin-4-like — protein: MATGKLFLFLAAALLFLEGRSSGAAGMLVVGEVGKRPPPPAPNWSFLRRKRDQETSSYLKWVAFKGHLPTDAVSNWNSYAKRLEYVCSTAMLGCNTGAYVPTRGPFCFFPFREQEMRTDDFQVLVNAGDFEALDWVDESFGSVPENAVEGCPSIDVFVGRNRYGLGKVVKGQRALFVVVDREEVWYKWYQVLVVKKGPANVTISDVRYNMSGAVEHQEDVTLMKTTVRNEGCQGVWKSVTLEEATEMEYDWEMDQRVFTTIHGCLEAPLLVFNEMGWEVTNVTSIPWVGGASTGKYVDHTHVVEKEVQARTACTVSLEGRRLDVRVPFTAQLTRDFGDARPHHVAVTGWAHSQAVVGVRATVKECWPLTDIPPCQG